A genomic window from Cryobacterium sp. SO2 includes:
- a CDS encoding ABC transporter substrate-binding protein — protein sequence MRAKYVIPALAAAAALMLTGCVDNSTPAASGSPESSAAAITRDDAAAALVPAEVADRGTLIIGTEPTYAPNEFKNEAGDPIGWDIELASGVAAKLGLTPSFQVAKFDNIIPSVGGGKADIGASSFTYTPERAEQVDFVNYYNAGIQWASAAGTDVDPDDACGLKVAVQTATYEDTDEVPAKSDACVAAGKPAIEKLKFDTQADVANAVVLGQADALSADSPVTLYAIAQTGDKLQPAGDTFDEAPYGMVVARGSELTAAVQAALQSMVDDGSYAAILDAWGVTDGGVDAITINAAANG from the coding sequence ATGCGCGCTAAATACGTAATCCCCGCCCTCGCTGCTGCTGCGGCGCTGATGCTCACCGGATGCGTCGACAACTCGACTCCGGCGGCGTCAGGTTCGCCTGAGAGCAGCGCCGCTGCGATCACAAGAGACGACGCGGCAGCCGCGCTGGTCCCGGCCGAGGTTGCCGATCGTGGCACCTTGATCATCGGCACCGAACCGACCTACGCGCCGAACGAGTTCAAGAACGAGGCCGGAGACCCGATCGGCTGGGACATCGAACTCGCCAGTGGCGTCGCCGCCAAGCTCGGCCTGACCCCCAGCTTCCAGGTCGCGAAGTTCGACAACATCATTCCGAGCGTGGGCGGCGGCAAGGCCGACATCGGCGCATCCTCGTTCACCTACACCCCGGAGCGCGCGGAGCAGGTCGACTTCGTCAACTACTACAACGCCGGCATCCAGTGGGCGTCGGCAGCGGGTACTGACGTCGACCCCGACGACGCCTGCGGCCTGAAGGTAGCCGTGCAGACCGCCACTTACGAGGACACCGACGAGGTTCCCGCCAAGAGCGACGCCTGCGTGGCCGCCGGCAAGCCCGCCATCGAGAAGCTCAAATTCGACACCCAGGCCGACGTGGCCAACGCCGTTGTGCTCGGCCAGGCCGACGCGCTCAGCGCCGACTCCCCGGTCACGCTGTACGCGATCGCCCAGACCGGCGACAAGCTGCAGCCGGCCGGCGACACGTTCGATGAGGCCCCGTACGGCATGGTCGTCGCCAGGGGATCCGAACTCACCGCCGCCGTGCAGGCCGCCCTCCAGTCGATGGTGGATGACGGCAGCTACGCGGCCATCCTTGATGCCTGGGGTGTCACCGACGGTGGCGTCGACGCGATCACGATCAACGCAGCCGCGAACGGCTAA
- a CDS encoding PhzF family phenazine biosynthesis protein: MTVPVLRYAAFTDPDLADAAAGGNPAGIVLDASGLDDAAMQAIAAEVGYAETAFVTVPTVDGDPRHSRLRYFSPVAEVPFCGHATVATAVALAGRDGAGALTFDTSVGPITIHTRATDVGVTASFTSVEPQLRAIDPGVLADLLELLGATPASLHPGYPPRLAFAGNWHPVLVFADPGEFDTFTFDPASMRALMDAQGWAGTVTTLVARGPHEFEARNLFPVGSISEDPATGSAAASVGGYLRELGLVRPPAQVVIRQGRHVGRPGLLLVDVPVAGGIVVTGSAVEIG; the protein is encoded by the coding sequence ATGACCGTACCCGTGCTGCGTTATGCCGCCTTCACCGACCCTGACCTCGCCGATGCCGCCGCCGGGGGCAACCCGGCCGGCATTGTGCTCGATGCGAGCGGCCTCGACGACGCCGCGATGCAGGCCATCGCGGCGGAAGTCGGCTACGCCGAAACCGCATTCGTCACGGTGCCCACGGTCGACGGCGACCCGCGGCACAGCCGGCTGCGGTACTTCTCCCCCGTGGCCGAGGTGCCGTTCTGCGGGCACGCCACGGTCGCCACGGCCGTGGCACTCGCCGGCCGCGACGGCGCCGGCGCGCTCACCTTCGACACCAGCGTCGGCCCCATCACCATCCACACCCGGGCGACGGATGTCGGCGTCACCGCGTCGTTCACCAGTGTCGAGCCGCAGCTGCGCGCCATCGACCCCGGGGTGCTCGCCGACCTGCTCGAGCTGCTCGGCGCCACGCCCGCGTCGCTGCATCCCGGCTACCCGCCGCGGCTGGCCTTCGCCGGCAACTGGCATCCGGTGCTGGTCTTCGCAGACCCGGGCGAGTTCGACACCTTCACCTTCGACCCGGCATCGATGCGCGCCCTGATGGATGCGCAGGGCTGGGCCGGCACCGTCACCACGCTGGTCGCGCGGGGGCCGCACGAGTTCGAGGCGCGCAACCTGTTCCCCGTCGGTTCCATCAGCGAGGACCCGGCCACGGGGTCGGCCGCCGCGTCGGTGGGCGGGTACCTGCGCGAGCTCGGGCTGGTGCGACCGCCGGCACAAGTGGTCATCCGCCAGGGCCGGCATGTGGGCCGGCCGGGCCTGCTGCTGGTGGACGTGCCCGTGGCCGGCGGCATCGTGGTGACCGGCAGCGCGGTCGAGATCGGCTAA
- a CDS encoding sulfurtransferase, giving the protein MISAADLAALLVVGPAPRILDVRWKLGGPPGRGEFRRGHLPGAVYVDLDTELAGHGEPADGRHPLPALADLQNAARGWGVNDGDTVVVYDDLGNMSAARAWWLLRHAGVADVRLLDGGLAAWRAEGLPVVEGEEPVAAGSVTLTFGALPTLDADAAAALAQDGVLLDARAAERYRGDTEPIDPRAGHIPGALNAPTGGNLDAAGRFLPAAELRARFEALGVRSHDGFDVGVYCGSGVTAAHEAVALTLAGFTPALYPGSWSQWSNLPDRPVATGAE; this is encoded by the coding sequence CTGATTTCGGCGGCCGATCTGGCCGCGCTCCTCGTTGTCGGCCCGGCCCCGCGCATCCTCGACGTGCGCTGGAAGCTCGGCGGCCCTCCCGGCCGGGGCGAATTCCGCCGCGGGCACCTGCCCGGCGCCGTGTACGTCGACCTCGACACCGAGCTGGCCGGGCACGGCGAACCGGCCGACGGCAGGCATCCGTTGCCCGCCCTCGCCGACCTGCAGAACGCGGCCCGCGGCTGGGGCGTGAACGACGGCGACACTGTCGTCGTCTACGACGACCTGGGCAATATGTCGGCTGCACGCGCCTGGTGGCTGCTGCGGCACGCCGGGGTGGCGGACGTGCGTCTGCTCGACGGCGGCCTGGCCGCGTGGCGGGCCGAGGGACTGCCCGTCGTGGAGGGGGAGGAGCCTGTTGCGGCCGGGTCGGTGACCCTGACGTTCGGCGCCCTGCCCACCCTCGACGCGGATGCCGCGGCCGCGCTCGCACAGGACGGCGTGCTGCTCGACGCCCGCGCCGCGGAACGCTACCGGGGCGACACCGAACCGATCGACCCGCGCGCCGGCCACATCCCGGGCGCGCTGAACGCCCCGACGGGCGGCAACCTCGACGCCGCCGGCCGGTTCTTGCCGGCCGCCGAGCTGCGGGCCCGGTTCGAGGCGCTCGGGGTGCGTTCGCACGACGGCTTCGACGTGGGTGTCTACTGCGGGTCCGGGGTGACGGCCGCGCATGAAGCCGTGGCCCTCACACTGGCGGGGTTCACCCCGGCGCTCTACCCCGGCTCCTGGTCGCAGTGGTCCAACCTGCCCGACCGGCCGGTCGCGACCGGCGCCGAATAA
- a CDS encoding MFS transporter: MSSYWTLLKTPGVARLIGAQLTARFPFGMLSLAFLIHIEGIFDSYGAAGLVLGAMSIGQAIAGPLTSRLMGRLGMRPVLIATMVVCTTAIVMMALLPLPILGLMIVGFIAGLSMPPIQPAVRTIYPKVVNSRQLTPLFSLDASAQEIIWVLGPVIATFVAIQVSTTAGILLAAFFLVAGGVWFVALPEVGRVRIPRSRRKLGVVLKKPEVLLSTVVGFMLVAACSAVEAGVVAVFGHGSSNAGWVLGIFAVGSLIGGLALGHLPIGPWALASRMLIVTIGLAVAAIWLNFWWLSGALLLAGIGIAPSFAVLFGIVSASVKFSDTAEAYGWIGTGQLIGAALGSALAGFAIDHSGAASAIYVAAGFAALGTIIPALGRRWHPDLRGRDVSPIPDTEPISIQVS; encoded by the coding sequence GTGAGCAGCTACTGGACCCTTCTGAAAACCCCGGGCGTTGCCCGACTCATCGGAGCCCAGCTCACCGCCCGATTCCCGTTCGGCATGCTCTCGCTCGCGTTCCTCATCCACATCGAGGGCATCTTCGACTCGTATGGTGCGGCGGGCCTGGTGCTCGGCGCCATGAGCATCGGACAGGCCATCGCCGGGCCGCTGACCTCCCGGCTGATGGGCCGCCTCGGCATGCGCCCGGTACTCATTGCCACGATGGTGGTCTGCACCACAGCGATCGTGATGATGGCCCTGCTGCCGCTGCCCATCCTGGGCCTGATGATCGTCGGTTTCATCGCCGGCCTGTCGATGCCGCCCATCCAGCCGGCCGTGCGCACCATCTACCCCAAGGTCGTCAACTCCCGCCAGCTGACGCCGCTGTTCTCCCTGGATGCCTCCGCGCAGGAGATCATCTGGGTGCTCGGCCCGGTCATCGCCACCTTCGTGGCCATCCAGGTCAGCACCACCGCGGGCATCCTGCTCGCCGCGTTCTTCCTCGTCGCCGGCGGCGTCTGGTTCGTGGCACTGCCCGAGGTCGGCCGGGTGCGCATCCCCCGCAGCCGCCGCAAACTGGGCGTGGTGCTCAAGAAGCCCGAGGTGCTGCTGAGCACCGTCGTGGGCTTCATGCTCGTCGCCGCCTGCTCCGCCGTCGAGGCCGGGGTGGTGGCCGTGTTCGGCCACGGCAGCTCCAACGCCGGCTGGGTGCTGGGCATCTTCGCCGTCGGCTCGCTCATCGGCGGCCTCGCCCTCGGGCACCTGCCGATCGGCCCGTGGGCGCTGGCCAGCCGGATGCTCATCGTCACGATCGGCCTGGCCGTTGCCGCCATCTGGCTCAACTTCTGGTGGCTCTCCGGAGCGCTGCTCCTGGCCGGCATCGGCATCGCACCGTCGTTCGCGGTGCTGTTCGGCATCGTGTCGGCCAGCGTCAAGTTCAGCGACACCGCCGAGGCCTACGGCTGGATCGGCACCGGCCAGCTCATCGGCGCCGCCCTCGGCTCGGCGCTGGCCGGCTTCGCGATCGATCACTCCGGCGCCGCGTCAGCGATCTACGTGGCCGCCGGGTTCGCGGCCCTCGGCACGATCATCCCCGCGCTCGGTCGCCGTTGGCACCCCGACCTGCGCGGACGCGACGTGAGCCCGATTCCCGACACCGAGCCCATCAGCATCCAGGTGTCTTAA
- a CDS encoding SDR family oxidoreductase yields the protein MSAAPPEPSVPPAPAAGPALHGKTALVTGVSRRKGIGYAVACRLAELGANVFVQHFAPHDAEQPWGGDDLDAVRAGIRSALTEGAVFGDLSADLATPDAAAVVMGAATGLTGRVDILVANHARSGGDGSIFDLTADMLDAHWQVNARSTLLLTRAFAEQFGDAARRDAEDAGPTPPRRPGERADLPAAIDEFATGRVVWLTSGQMHGRMPGEVAYAASKAVLAGLTATVASELLTHGIILNTVNPGPVDTGYLTPETTDRPLAGMLEYLRTIPFGRFGDPRDPARLIGWLCTPDARWLVGQVLTSDGGFALAT from the coding sequence ATGAGCGCCGCCCCACCCGAGCCGTCTGTTCCACCGGCGCCGGCCGCCGGGCCCGCCCTGCACGGCAAGACGGCACTGGTGACCGGGGTATCCCGGCGCAAGGGCATCGGCTACGCGGTGGCGTGCCGGCTCGCCGAGCTGGGCGCCAACGTGTTCGTGCAACACTTCGCCCCGCACGACGCGGAACAACCCTGGGGCGGCGACGACCTCGACGCGGTGCGGGCTGGCATCCGCTCGGCGCTGACCGAGGGTGCCGTGTTCGGCGACCTGAGCGCCGACCTGGCCACGCCGGATGCCGCGGCCGTGGTGATGGGCGCGGCGACCGGGCTCACCGGTCGGGTCGACATCCTCGTGGCCAACCACGCCCGCAGCGGCGGCGACGGCTCCATCTTCGACCTCACCGCCGACATGCTCGACGCGCACTGGCAGGTCAACGCCCGCTCGACACTGCTGCTCACCCGCGCCTTCGCCGAGCAGTTCGGCGACGCGGCCAGGCGCGACGCAGAGGACGCCGGACCGACCCCGCCGCGGCGGCCGGGCGAGCGCGCCGACCTGCCCGCGGCCATCGACGAGTTCGCCACCGGCCGGGTGGTCTGGCTCACCTCCGGGCAAATGCACGGGCGTATGCCGGGGGAGGTCGCGTACGCGGCCAGCAAGGCGGTTCTGGCCGGTCTGACAGCCACGGTGGCCAGTGAACTGCTCACCCACGGCATCATCCTCAACACCGTCAATCCCGGCCCGGTGGACACCGGCTACCTCACCCCGGAGACCACCGACCGACCGCTGGCCGGCATGCTCGAGTACCTGCGCACCATCCCGTTCGGCCGGTTCGGCGACCCCCGTGACCCTGCCCGCCTGATCGGCTGGCTGTGCACGCCGGATGCCCGCTGGCTGGTGGGCCAGGTGCTCACCAGCGACGGCGGATTCGCCCTCGCGACCTGA
- a CDS encoding DUF559 domain-containing protein codes for MPRRVSLPPELMAEPFAVAFGRSLGLTRRRLQGPDLSAPFRGVRAAGPPPITALERSRSYAERMAPTHLISHHTAALLHGLPLPGWLAADPRIHVTVPAGTRAPQMNGVVGHELRHELLHAEFVDGIPVTSPLQTWIDLGTVLPLGALVAVADHLCGGERPNFVPDDLRRALLPLAGRRGVKRLREAASLARARVESPKETQTRLLLVDAGLPEPIVNYVITDAEGAFLARVDLAWLQHRACVEYEGDGHRTDRAQFRTDITRRERLEDHGWRVIRVSDDDLQNGGEEFLRRVRATLQARER; via the coding sequence ATGCCACGACGCGTCTCCCTTCCTCCAGAGCTCATGGCCGAACCTTTCGCGGTGGCGTTCGGCCGGAGCCTCGGCCTCACCCGCCGCCGGCTGCAGGGACCCGACCTCAGTGCGCCCTTCCGCGGCGTGCGGGCGGCCGGCCCGCCGCCCATCACGGCGCTCGAGCGCAGCCGCAGCTACGCCGAGCGGATGGCGCCCACGCACCTGATCAGCCACCACACGGCCGCCCTCCTGCACGGGCTGCCCCTGCCGGGCTGGCTGGCCGCCGACCCGCGCATCCACGTCACCGTTCCCGCCGGCACCCGGGCACCCCAGATGAACGGCGTCGTCGGCCACGAGCTGCGGCATGAGCTGCTGCACGCCGAGTTCGTCGACGGCATCCCGGTCACCTCACCGCTACAGACCTGGATCGACCTCGGCACCGTCCTGCCGCTTGGTGCCCTTGTGGCAGTCGCCGATCACCTCTGCGGCGGCGAGCGGCCCAACTTCGTGCCGGACGACCTGCGCCGGGCCCTGCTTCCCCTCGCCGGTCGCCGCGGGGTGAAGCGCCTCCGTGAGGCCGCCTCGCTGGCCCGCGCCCGCGTGGAGTCCCCCAAGGAGACCCAGACCCGGCTGCTCCTGGTCGACGCCGGCCTGCCCGAGCCGATCGTCAACTATGTGATCACCGACGCCGAGGGCGCCTTCCTCGCCCGCGTCGACCTCGCCTGGCTGCAGCACCGCGCCTGCGTCGAGTACGAGGGAGACGGCCACCGCACCGACCGCGCCCAGTTCCGCACAGACATCACCCGCCGTGAACGGCTGGAGGATCACGGCTGGCGGGTCATCCGGGTCTCAGACGACGACCTCCAGAACGGCGGCGAGGAATTCCTCCGCCGGGTCAGGGCGACCCTCCAAGCCCGCGAGCGGTGA
- a CDS encoding aldo/keto reductase has translation MDLALQLNDGHTIPQLGFGVYKIPDALAAGAVQIALEAGYRHIDTAALYDNERGVGEGLARAALPRDEVFVTTKVWDDRHGYDQTLRAFDESLAKLGLDYVDLYLIHWPAPRQNLYIDTYRALETLHAGGRARSIGVCNFHTHHLDRLLAETDIVPAVNQVELHPWLQQTEVRAYNAAHGILTEAWSPLARGRAIGNPVLETIGAQYGKSAAQVVLRWHLQLGNVVIPKSATPSRIRENLDVFDFTLTDADIAAITALDAGERTGMDPDDHS, from the coding sequence ATGGACCTCGCGCTGCAACTCAACGACGGACACACGATCCCTCAGCTCGGGTTCGGGGTCTACAAGATCCCGGATGCCCTGGCCGCCGGCGCCGTGCAGATCGCGTTGGAAGCCGGCTATCGGCACATCGACACCGCGGCCCTGTACGACAACGAGCGCGGCGTCGGCGAGGGCCTGGCCCGGGCCGCCCTCCCCCGCGACGAGGTCTTCGTCACCACAAAGGTCTGGGACGACCGGCACGGCTACGACCAGACCCTGCGCGCCTTCGACGAGAGCCTGGCCAAGCTCGGCCTGGACTACGTCGACCTGTACCTGATCCACTGGCCCGCCCCGCGGCAGAACCTCTACATCGACACCTACCGGGCCTTGGAGACGCTGCACGCCGGCGGCCGCGCCCGGTCGATCGGGGTGTGCAACTTCCACACCCACCACCTCGACCGGCTGCTGGCCGAGACCGACATCGTGCCCGCGGTCAACCAGGTGGAGCTGCACCCGTGGTTGCAGCAGACCGAGGTGCGCGCCTACAACGCCGCCCACGGCATCCTCACCGAGGCCTGGTCGCCGTTGGCCCGCGGCCGGGCGATCGGCAACCCCGTGCTCGAGACCATCGGCGCGCAATACGGCAAATCCGCGGCACAGGTGGTGCTGCGCTGGCACCTGCAGCTGGGCAACGTCGTGATCCCCAAGTCGGCGACCCCGTCGCGCATCCGCGAGAACCTGGACGTTTTCGACTTCACCCTGACCGACGCCGACATCGCGGCGATCACGGCCCTCGACGCCGGCGAACGCACCGGCATGGACCCGGACGACCACAGCTGA
- a CDS encoding aldo/keto reductase gives MDKRTLGRTGRTVSVIGLGTWQLGADWGDVTEADATAVLAASVDAGVTFFDTADVYGDGRSEQIIGHFLEHDAPGVDITVATKMGRRVDQLPENYVLANFRAWTERSRRNLGTETLDLVQLHCPPSAVIDSGEVYDALDTLVDDGVIANYGVSVETCEQALTAIARPGIATVQIILNAFRLKPLDAVVPAARAAGVGIIARVPLASGLLTGKYTRETTFAANDHRNYNRDGSAFDVGETFSGVDYETGLIAAAEFAALVPEGLTPAQAALAWVAQIDGVSSVIPGARSVSQAQGNASAGALPALPLEFMEGVQSIYDRLLRESIHERW, from the coding sequence ATGGATAAGAGAACACTGGGCAGGACCGGCCGCACCGTCTCCGTCATCGGACTGGGCACCTGGCAGCTGGGCGCCGACTGGGGCGACGTCACCGAGGCCGACGCCACCGCCGTGCTCGCCGCATCCGTTGACGCCGGCGTCACCTTCTTCGACACCGCGGACGTCTACGGCGACGGACGCAGCGAGCAGATCATCGGGCATTTCCTCGAGCATGACGCACCGGGGGTGGACATCACCGTGGCCACCAAGATGGGCCGCCGCGTCGACCAGCTGCCGGAGAACTACGTGCTGGCGAACTTCCGCGCGTGGACCGAGCGGTCCCGCCGGAACCTGGGCACCGAGACCCTCGACCTCGTGCAGCTGCACTGCCCGCCCAGCGCGGTCATCGACTCCGGTGAGGTCTACGACGCCCTCGACACCCTCGTCGACGACGGTGTGATCGCCAACTACGGCGTGAGCGTGGAGACCTGCGAGCAGGCGCTGACGGCCATCGCCCGGCCCGGAATCGCCACCGTGCAGATCATCCTCAACGCGTTCCGGCTCAAGCCGCTCGACGCTGTCGTGCCGGCCGCGCGTGCCGCCGGCGTGGGCATCATCGCCCGGGTGCCGCTGGCCAGCGGCCTGCTCACCGGCAAGTACACCCGCGAGACCACCTTCGCCGCGAACGACCACCGCAACTACAACCGTGACGGCAGCGCCTTCGACGTGGGGGAGACCTTCTCCGGCGTGGACTACGAGACCGGTCTGATCGCCGCGGCCGAGTTCGCCGCGTTGGTGCCGGAGGGCCTCACGCCCGCGCAGGCCGCGCTGGCCTGGGTGGCGCAGATCGACGGGGTCAGCTCGGTCATCCCCGGCGCCCGGTCGGTGTCGCAGGCGCAGGGCAACGCATCCGCCGGCGCCCTGCCCGCGCTGCCGCTCGAATTCATGGAAGGCGTTCAGTCCATCTACGACCGCCTCCTGCGCGAGTCCATCCACGAACGCTGGTAG
- a CDS encoding alpha/beta hydrolase, with amino-acid sequence MRPGPEPAAGQSGIRAALAEALRRRRTPRLHIHTDTGTGTGTGPVVILVHGIASTAVTFHKVVPLLAPRHRVIAVDILGHGSSPAPPDCEYTLDDHVAALAATIRDLRLTEPFVLVGHSLGSLIATRFAATHQRYARPGMRVSRLLLVGPPIYLSPTDIGDPWVRARVTAYLRAYEFLRSNKDFTLANAAVLGRLLPKGILELTAQSWTPFVKSLEHCIESQTMVSDIAGLRVPVDLIYGALDAFVAPGSLRVVERMRHVTTHRVEANDHIVRSRIARVLVRVIDGAAEPAPTAPGARARRAPRALG; translated from the coding sequence ATGCGTCCGGGACCGGAGCCCGCGGCCGGGCAGAGCGGGATCCGGGCGGCGCTGGCGGAGGCACTCCGCCGGCGCCGCACCCCGCGGCTGCACATCCACACCGACACCGGCACCGGCACCGGCACCGGACCCGTCGTGATCCTGGTGCACGGCATTGCCTCCACCGCGGTCACCTTCCACAAGGTCGTCCCGCTGCTGGCGCCGAGGCACCGGGTGATCGCCGTCGACATCCTCGGGCACGGGTCCTCCCCGGCGCCGCCGGACTGCGAGTACACCCTCGACGACCACGTTGCCGCGCTCGCCGCCACCATCCGGGATCTCAGGCTCACGGAGCCGTTCGTTCTGGTGGGGCATTCCCTGGGCAGCCTGATCGCGACCCGGTTCGCGGCGACGCATCAGCGGTATGCCCGACCGGGCATGCGGGTCTCCCGGCTGCTGCTCGTGGGGCCGCCGATCTACCTCTCGCCCACCGACATCGGCGACCCGTGGGTGCGCGCCAGGGTCACCGCCTACCTGCGCGCCTACGAGTTCCTTCGCTCGAACAAGGACTTCACCCTCGCCAATGCCGCCGTGCTCGGCCGGCTGCTGCCCAAGGGCATCCTGGAGCTCACCGCGCAGAGCTGGACGCCGTTCGTGAAGTCGCTCGAGCACTGCATCGAATCGCAGACCATGGTGAGCGACATCGCCGGCCTGCGCGTCCCCGTCGACCTGATCTACGGGGCGCTCGACGCCTTCGTGGCGCCGGGCAGTCTGCGTGTGGTCGAGCGGATGCGGCACGTCACCACGCACCGGGTGGAGGCCAACGACCACATCGTGCGCAGCCGCATCGCCCGGGTGCTGGTGCGGGTGATCGACGGCGCAGCAGAGCCCGCACCGACGGCGCCAGGTGCGCGCGCGAGGAGAGCGCCGAGAGCGCTGGGCTGA
- a CDS encoding DUF4349 domain-containing protein — protein sequence MNHSAETPGAAAERRGRTIRRRASRAGAAATLALIGMLLAGCTAASESSTDSGSSSSVSRDAGTMPGDLVVPGQAAGEAADAAAGDAATADRSVITTGSVSVTVADPIRAAENAATIVEEAGGRVDSRTETPETENQAASANLSLRIPAGDLDRTLDELRALGTVNYVSLNASDVTQQSQDLDARITALTTSVDRLLTLMSQATSTTDLIAIEGELSTRQGELESMRSQRDYLTDQIEYSTIGLDLYSTGTVAPGAPDDFWTGIAAGWNTLVTALGALLVGIGFALPWLVIVALAGGIVLLIVRLAARKGKAT from the coding sequence ATGAACCACAGCGCCGAGACACCAGGTGCGGCGGCGGAGCGCCGAGGCCGCACCATCCGCCGTCGGGCGAGCCGGGCCGGCGCGGCCGCGACACTCGCACTCATCGGCATGCTGCTGGCCGGCTGCACGGCCGCATCCGAGAGCAGCACCGACTCCGGCTCGTCCTCCAGCGTCTCCAGGGACGCCGGCACCATGCCCGGCGACCTCGTCGTGCCGGGTCAAGCCGCGGGAGAGGCGGCAGACGCCGCTGCCGGAGACGCCGCCACCGCCGACCGTTCGGTGATCACGACCGGCTCGGTCTCCGTCACCGTCGCCGACCCTATCCGGGCGGCGGAGAACGCGGCCACCATCGTCGAGGAGGCCGGTGGACGTGTCGACAGCCGCACCGAGACGCCGGAGACCGAGAACCAGGCCGCGAGCGCGAACCTGTCGCTGCGCATCCCCGCCGGTGACCTCGACCGCACCCTCGACGAACTCCGGGCGCTGGGCACCGTCAACTACGTGTCGTTGAACGCGTCGGATGTCACCCAGCAGAGCCAGGACCTCGACGCCAGGATCACCGCACTGACCACCTCCGTCGATCGCCTGCTCACCCTCATGTCGCAGGCCACCAGCACCACCGACCTGATCGCGATCGAGGGTGAACTCTCCACGCGGCAGGGCGAGCTGGAGAGCATGCGGTCCCAGCGCGACTACCTCACCGACCAGATCGAGTACTCCACGATCGGCCTCGACCTGTACTCCACCGGCACCGTCGCACCCGGCGCCCCCGACGACTTCTGGACCGGCATCGCGGCCGGCTGGAACACCCTGGTGACCGCGCTCGGCGCGCTCCTGGTCGGCATCGGCTTCGCCCTCCCGTGGCTGGTCATCGTGGCTCTGGCCGGCGGGATCGTGCTTCTCATCGTGCGCCTGGCTGCACGGAAGGGAAAGGCTACGTAG
- a CDS encoding acyl-CoA dehydrogenase family protein: protein MTESFRSAVPSPAAPAAVLDDELLGRIRSRAAGHDAANSFPFDDVAELAEAGYLRALVPVRFGGLGLTLPQLAVEQARLAAHAPATALAVNMHLVWTGVAKAMHDRSDHALDFVLTEAAQGAIFGFGVSEPGNDLVLFGSGTDAVPQPDGGYTFTGTKVFTSLSPVWTQLGTMGLDGSDPARPLIVWAFLDRADPGISRRDDWDTLGMRGSQSQTTLLDGAHAPADRVVRRLPPGPVNDPLIFGIFATFEILLSAVYTGLAQRALELGVAAAKRRRSAKNDGRALAQDPDIRRRIAEAAMLLDALWPQIETLARDVDAVTDHGPFWFAKLAGLKHRSVESAKQVVDLMLRVNGGASYFAGDELGRLYRDVLAGLFHPSNADSAHATVAAAWLGPLDD, encoded by the coding sequence GTGACCGAATCCTTCCGCTCCGCGGTGCCCTCTCCCGCCGCCCCGGCGGCTGTGCTCGACGACGAGCTGCTCGGGCGCATCCGGTCGCGTGCTGCCGGCCACGACGCCGCCAACAGCTTCCCGTTCGACGACGTCGCCGAACTCGCCGAGGCCGGCTACCTGCGCGCTCTGGTGCCCGTGCGCTTTGGCGGGCTGGGCCTCACCCTGCCGCAGCTGGCCGTCGAGCAGGCCCGGCTCGCCGCTCACGCCCCGGCCACGGCCCTCGCGGTGAACATGCACCTGGTCTGGACCGGCGTCGCCAAGGCCATGCACGACCGGAGCGACCACGCCCTCGACTTCGTCCTCACCGAGGCCGCCCAGGGCGCGATCTTCGGGTTCGGCGTCAGCGAGCCCGGCAACGACCTGGTGCTGTTCGGGTCGGGCACGGATGCCGTGCCGCAGCCGGACGGCGGCTACACCTTCACCGGCACCAAGGTCTTCACCTCGCTGTCCCCGGTCTGGACCCAGCTGGGCACCATGGGGCTGGACGGCTCCGATCCGGCCCGGCCGCTGATCGTGTGGGCGTTCCTCGACCGCGCCGACCCGGGCATCAGCCGCAGGGACGACTGGGACACCCTCGGCATGCGCGGCAGCCAGAGTCAGACCACCCTGCTCGACGGCGCCCACGCCCCCGCCGACCGGGTCGTGCGCCGGCTGCCGCCCGGTCCGGTCAACGACCCGCTGATCTTCGGAATCTTCGCGACCTTCGAGATCCTGCTGTCGGCCGTGTACACCGGCCTCGCGCAGCGGGCGCTGGAGCTCGGCGTCGCGGCCGCGAAACGCCGCCGGTCGGCGAAGAACGACGGCCGTGCGCTCGCGCAGGACCCGGACATCCGCCGCCGGATCGCCGAGGCGGCGATGCTGCTCGACGCGCTCTGGCCGCAGATCGAGACGCTCGCCCGCGATGTGGACGCGGTCACCGACCACGGCCCGTTTTGGTTCGCGAAACTCGCCGGCCTCAAGCACCGCAGCGTGGAGAGCGCCAAGCAGGTCGTCGACCTGATGCTGCGGGTGAACGGCGGGGCCAGCTATTTTGCCGGAGACGAACTCGGCCGGCTGTACCGGGACGTGCTGGCCGGGCTGTTCCACCCCTCCAACGCCGATTCCGCCCATGCCACCGTGGCCGCAGCCTGGCTCGGCCCCCTCGATGACTGA